The following proteins are encoded in a genomic region of Candidatus Methylospira mobilis:
- the folB gene encoding dihydroneopterin aldolase, whose product MDIIFLRGLEIETIIGIYDWERVTLQTVVLDLEMATDIREAARSEQIEHCLDYKAISMRLLEFVRGSQFLLVETLAERVAEIVLTEFNVPWLRLSVDKKGAVPAARGVGVIIERGQRI is encoded by the coding sequence ATGGACATTATATTTCTACGAGGTCTGGAGATCGAGACCATTATCGGCATTTATGACTGGGAGCGCGTGACGTTGCAAACGGTAGTCCTTGATCTGGAAATGGCGACGGACATACGCGAAGCCGCGCGCTCGGAGCAAATTGAACACTGTCTGGATTATAAGGCGATTTCCATGCGCTTGCTCGAATTTGTCCGCGGCAGTCAGTTTTTGCTGGTGGAAACGCTGGCGGAACGCGTAGCGGAAATTGTGTTGACCGAATTCAATGTACCCTGGTTGCGTTTATCAGTGGATAAAAAAGGCGCAGTACCTGCTGCGCGCGGAGTTGGAGTGATTATTGAGCGGGGACAGCGCATATGA
- a CDS encoding ABC transporter permease, with protein sequence MMALIIAAREFRTLFVSPLAWAVLGVMQLILGFMFLTQLDYYLMLQPRIAGMEDAPGVTDMIIVPLFGNTGVLMLLVTPLLTMRLIAEERRNRTLSLLFSAPVSINEIILGKFFGVFAFLLVMVALIALMPLSLLLGGGLDFGKLAACLLAMALLLGSFASIGLYISAHSAQPTVAAVATFGALLGLWIIDWSGKSDDKSGGVLQELSLLHHYENLLRGLVSTTDLAYFFLVIFAFIVLSVHSLDNDRLQK encoded by the coding sequence ATGATGGCGCTGATTATTGCCGCGCGCGAATTTCGCACGCTTTTCGTTTCACCGCTGGCTTGGGCGGTGCTGGGTGTAATGCAACTGATACTCGGCTTCATGTTTCTGACGCAGCTGGATTATTATCTGATGCTGCAACCGCGAATCGCCGGCATGGAAGACGCCCCCGGCGTCACCGATATGATCATCGTACCCTTGTTCGGCAACACCGGCGTGCTGATGCTGCTGGTTACGCCCTTGCTCACCATGCGCTTGATCGCGGAAGAGCGCCGCAACCGCACATTGAGTTTATTGTTTAGCGCGCCGGTGTCGATCAACGAGATTATTCTGGGAAAATTCTTCGGCGTTTTCGCGTTTCTGCTGGTTATGGTGGCGTTGATAGCGCTGATGCCTCTGTCGCTGCTGCTGGGCGGCGGGCTGGATTTCGGCAAACTGGCGGCCTGTCTGCTGGCCATGGCGCTGTTGCTGGGCAGCTTCGCTTCGATCGGGCTATATATTTCCGCTCACTCCGCACAACCCACCGTCGCCGCCGTCGCCACATTCGGCGCGCTGCTCGGACTGTGGATCATCGACTGGTCGGGCAAAAGCGACGACAAATCCGGAGGCGTTTTACAGGAGTTGTCATTATTGCATCATTACGAAAATCTATTGCGCGGTCTGGTGAGCACAACCGATCTGGCTTATTTCTTCCTCGTTATTTTCGCCTTTATTGTACTTAGCGTACATTCTCTGGATAACGATAGATTACAGAAATGA
- a CDS encoding response regulator encodes MNGNTLRILLIEDDPQMRLFLTTTLEDSGWNVLQAATGKQGLSLVRSHGPNIVILDLGLPDTDGVDLAVRLRKLSPVPIIVVSARDRESDITRALDAGADDYLTKPFRNAELIARIKAVARRAARTDAPSLTGVFSVGDLRIDFSRRQVFVAASEIHLTPIEYKLLLLLARHAGLVVTHRQILQDVWGPSHADQSHYVRIYMGHLRHKLETDPARPRYILTEAGVGYRLWAGNDAPVF; translated from the coding sequence ATGAACGGCAACACGCTGCGCATTCTGCTGATTGAAGACGATCCGCAAATGCGCTTGTTTTTAACAACAACCCTGGAAGATTCCGGTTGGAATGTGCTGCAAGCGGCTACCGGTAAGCAAGGCCTCAGCCTCGTCCGAAGCCACGGCCCCAATATCGTTATTCTGGACCTGGGTCTGCCGGATACGGATGGCGTCGATTTGGCGGTCAGGCTGCGCAAATTATCTCCGGTACCGATTATTGTGGTATCCGCGCGCGACCGCGAAAGCGATATTACGCGTGCGCTGGATGCCGGAGCCGATGATTATCTGACCAAGCCGTTCCGTAACGCCGAGTTGATTGCGCGCATCAAAGCAGTTGCCCGGCGCGCGGCGCGAACTGATGCGCCCTCCTTGACCGGCGTTTTCAGCGTGGGCGATTTGCGTATCGATTTCTCCCGGCGGCAGGTGTTCGTTGCCGCATCCGAGATTCATTTGACGCCGATCGAATACAAACTATTGCTGCTGCTGGCGCGTCATGCCGGTCTGGTGGTAACGCACCGGCAAATCCTGCAGGATGTCTGGGGTCCCTCGCATGCCGATCAAAGCCATTATGTGCGCATTTACATGGGACATTTGCGGCATAAGCTCGAAACCGACCCCGCGCGTCCGCGCTATATTTTAACCGAGGCGGGCGTCGGCTACAGGCTGTGGGCAGGGAACGATGCGCCGGTATTTTAA
- the plsY gene encoding glycerol-3-phosphate 1-O-acyltransferase PlsY yields MSTLGYSLIVPAAYLLGSLSSAVIVSRILGLPDPRSEGSKNPGATNVLRLGGKKAAAITLLGDMLKGLIPVVAAQMLGGSGELVAATGVAAFFGHLYPVFFGFKGGKGVATSLGVLAGFSWATGLSVLATWLLVAFLGRISSLSALVAASLAPVFVWLLLKDIALTLAAAILAVMLLWRHSANIKRILNGTEPKIGKK; encoded by the coding sequence ATGAGCACTCTAGGGTATAGTCTAATTGTTCCGGCTGCTTATTTACTCGGTTCACTTTCGAGCGCTGTTATCGTCAGCAGGATACTCGGGTTGCCGGATCCGCGCAGCGAAGGCTCCAAAAATCCAGGCGCTACCAATGTGCTGCGCCTGGGCGGCAAAAAAGCCGCCGCGATCACGCTGTTGGGCGATATGCTCAAGGGGCTGATTCCGGTCGTCGCGGCACAAATGCTGGGCGGTTCCGGCGAGCTGGTGGCGGCAACAGGGGTGGCTGCCTTTTTCGGACACCTTTATCCGGTTTTTTTCGGCTTCAAGGGCGGCAAAGGCGTTGCGACTTCGCTGGGCGTGCTTGCCGGGTTTTCGTGGGCAACCGGATTGAGTGTGCTCGCCACCTGGCTGCTGGTTGCATTCCTGGGCAGGATTTCATCCCTGTCGGCGCTGGTTGCGGCCTCGTTGGCGCCGGTTTTCGTCTGGCTGTTGCTAAAGGACATCGCGCTCACACTGGCCGCGGCGATACTCGCCGTAATGCTGCTTTGGCGCCATAGCGCGAACATCAAGCGTATTTTGAATGGAACCGAGCCTAAAATAGGCAAGAAATGA
- a CDS encoding GldG family protein produces MKINARTHLEIRLQNLAFLCLFLTITGLLGWLSTRYVAEFDWTAGNRNTLSEASRKVVDLLDSPVNITVFAREEKVLRDRIKDQLERYQRYNKSVTCRFINPDTQPTQVREQGITVDGELLLEYHGHSEKVQEANESGITNALQRLLQGGERRLVFLEGHGERSPRNKGDADMGQFGDEMTRKGITASTLNLAQTPAIPENTSALVLASPRVRLMSGEVRLIQDYLNKGGNLLWLQDAGDAHGLEPLLQQFGLKLLPGVIVDPSAQLFGINDPTFVMVTEYPPHPAMRGFSIMTLFPMASALETSGKTDFQPTPILSTLRHAWTETGSLKETKLQFDADKGERQGPLVIGFALARARPASQANNAGSTAENTAPPQEQRIAVIGDGDFLANSYLGEGGNLNLGVNLVNWLTQDDRFINIPPLTATDRALNLSPIASIAIAIVFLILLPLLFFVSGAVIWFKRRKR; encoded by the coding sequence ATGAAAATCAACGCCCGTACCCACCTGGAAATTCGCCTGCAAAATCTGGCCTTTTTGTGTCTATTTCTAACAATCACCGGCTTGCTGGGCTGGCTGAGCACCCGCTATGTCGCCGAATTCGACTGGACTGCGGGCAATCGCAATACGCTTTCGGAAGCCAGCCGCAAGGTAGTCGACCTGCTGGATTCGCCGGTCAACATTACCGTCTTCGCACGCGAGGAAAAGGTGCTGAGGGATCGCATCAAGGATCAACTGGAGCGTTACCAGCGCTACAACAAATCGGTGACCTGCCGGTTTATCAACCCGGACACGCAGCCGACCCAGGTACGCGAGCAAGGCATCACAGTGGATGGGGAACTGCTGCTGGAATACCACGGGCATAGCGAAAAAGTACAGGAAGCCAACGAATCCGGCATTACCAATGCCCTGCAACGTTTGCTGCAGGGCGGCGAACGGCGGCTGGTTTTTCTGGAAGGGCATGGCGAGCGCTCGCCCAGGAACAAGGGAGATGCCGATATGGGCCAGTTTGGCGATGAAATGACACGCAAAGGCATAACGGCCTCCACACTGAATTTGGCGCAAACGCCCGCTATTCCGGAAAATACCAGCGCGCTGGTGCTGGCGAGTCCGCGCGTGCGGCTGATGTCCGGCGAAGTGCGGCTGATACAGGATTACCTGAACAAAGGCGGCAATTTGCTATGGCTGCAAGACGCCGGTGACGCGCATGGACTGGAACCGCTCCTGCAACAATTCGGCTTGAAGCTTTTACCGGGGGTAATAGTCGATCCCTCGGCTCAGCTGTTCGGCATCAACGACCCTACCTTTGTCATGGTCACCGAATATCCGCCTCATCCGGCCATGCGCGGTTTTTCCATCATGACGCTGTTCCCAATGGCAAGCGCGCTCGAAACAAGCGGAAAAACCGATTTTCAACCTACCCCGATACTGTCTACGCTCAGGCATGCCTGGACTGAAACCGGTTCTCTCAAGGAAACCAAGCTGCAGTTCGACGCCGACAAAGGCGAGCGTCAAGGACCGCTGGTTATCGGTTTTGCATTGGCAAGAGCGCGTCCTGCGTCCCAAGCCAATAATGCCGGCAGCACCGCAGAAAATACCGCCCCCCCCCAGGAACAGCGTATAGCGGTAATAGGCGACGGCGATTTCCTGGCTAACAGCTATCTGGGTGAAGGCGGTAACCTGAACCTGGGCGTCAACCTGGTCAACTGGCTGACGCAGGACGACCGCTTCATCAACATCCCCCCTCTGACCGCAACCGATAGAGCGCTTAATTTATCTCCCATTGCATCGATAGCGATCGCGATTGTTTTTTTGATTCTGTTACCCCTGTTGTTCTTCGTTTCCGGCGCCGTTATCTGGTTTAAACGGAGAAAACGCTGA
- the folK gene encoding 2-amino-4-hydroxy-6-hydroxymethyldihydropteridine diphosphokinase: MKNPEVDVFLSIGSNIDRHLHITQALDDLKQLFGISTCSSVYESEAIGFPGKPFFNLAVGFLTNREAREVKRLLREVEVKHGRKPDAAKFEARTLDIDMLAYGNQVITEDGLMLPHPDITRYAFMLEPLAEIAPDYVHPLLGRTYQEIWDNFDPEMVNQHSVALVGKP, from the coding sequence ATGAAAAATCCTGAAGTCGATGTTTTTTTGAGTATAGGCAGCAATATCGACCGTCACTTGCATATTACGCAAGCATTGGACGACTTGAAACAGCTATTTGGCATCAGCACCTGTTCCAGCGTATATGAAAGCGAAGCCATCGGATTTCCGGGAAAACCGTTTTTCAACCTGGCCGTAGGTTTTTTGACCAACCGGGAGGCCCGGGAGGTGAAACGCCTGCTGCGCGAGGTTGAAGTAAAACACGGACGCAAACCGGACGCGGCAAAATTCGAAGCGCGTACACTGGATATCGATATGCTGGCTTACGGCAATCAGGTAATTACCGAAGACGGTTTGATGCTGCCGCATCCTGACATAACGCGCTATGCGTTCATGCTGGAGCCGCTGGCGGAAATAGCGCCCGATTATGTACACCCCTTGCTGGGGCGGACCTATCAGGAAATTTGGGACAATTTCGATCCTGAAATGGTTAACCAGCATTCCGTTGCGCTGGTCGGAAAACCCTGA
- a CDS encoding DUF4340 domain-containing protein: MQKRLLINLLLLLAVLVLGAIVIFEPGKEEQPESVRLTELDDTTIDHFVLKNNSGEIAFEKREDHWWLTAPFSAPANDIRVGQLLAISHAASASHYPLNTEDLPRFELDKPKASITLGQVKMVFGGVDPIDLRRYVWVGKTLHLVDDDFSHHISAPATEYVERKLLPEGSKPNVLTLPGLKLTQDKDGRWQVDPASPAASGAADLVANWQTARAIDVMQIAQPVQGDIIHIDFTDHAPVEFVILKRDPDLILARADWGLQYQVTAETAAQLLTLALKPAVAPAAPVSPNDNVEEEDSEPADSDDQLKIDEHDTEDEPDK, translated from the coding sequence ATGCAGAAAAGACTGCTGATTAATCTACTGCTGTTGCTGGCGGTGCTGGTGCTTGGCGCGATAGTTATTTTCGAGCCGGGCAAGGAAGAACAACCCGAATCCGTCCGTCTCACGGAACTTGACGATACGACGATAGATCACTTCGTGCTGAAAAACAACAGCGGAGAAATTGCCTTCGAAAAACGTGAAGACCACTGGTGGCTGACTGCGCCGTTTTCGGCTCCCGCCAACGACATCCGCGTCGGGCAACTGCTGGCCATCTCTCACGCCGCCAGCGCCTCGCATTACCCGTTGAATACCGAAGACCTTCCCAGATTCGAACTGGACAAGCCCAAGGCGTCCATAACGCTGGGCCAGGTCAAAATGGTTTTTGGCGGCGTCGACCCGATCGATTTGCGTCGCTATGTCTGGGTAGGCAAAACCCTGCATCTCGTTGACGATGATTTTTCTCACCATATTTCCGCTCCGGCAACCGAATACGTGGAAAGAAAGCTGTTGCCGGAAGGGAGCAAACCGAATGTACTAACGCTGCCCGGACTGAAATTGACTCAGGATAAGGACGGACGCTGGCAGGTCGACCCTGCCAGCCCTGCCGCATCGGGCGCAGCGGATCTGGTGGCAAACTGGCAAACTGCCAGAGCAATCGATGTCATGCAAATCGCACAACCGGTGCAAGGCGACATCATACATATCGACTTTACCGACCACGCGCCGGTGGAGTTCGTGATATTAAAACGCGACCCCGATCTCATCCTCGCCAGAGCTGACTGGGGATTGCAATATCAGGTTACTGCCGAAACCGCGGCACAGCTACTGACTTTGGCTCTAAAACCGGCGGTGGCGCCTGCCGCGCCGGTCAGCCCGAATGACAACGTGGAAGAAGAAGACTCAGAACCGGCCGACAGCGACGATCAACTCAAAATTGACGAGCATGATACTGAGGACGAGCCGGACAAGTAG
- a CDS encoding GGDEF domain-containing protein — translation MRYQESVEESVTFVKQIMPLMAKHSAPMNPISFAVWYEYISGVNPRLKTAMDLALTEKTVLDGDTMEALYRRFIVVLNEDVMAQLPLELQRLMANASQSVAITEQEVEHYSHSLQQFSEKLSSEAAPTGSDSENAPGSFSGRIYNMFNTPQATSDSTVAQMLQETQQLKQSTSSLVERLLENCKEIEALRAEVMRVRQDSLEDSLTGLANRRGFDEALASLLSESSAGAFNCCLVMADIDHFKKINDTYGHLFGDKVIQAVAELLKRNVSDEDVPARYGGEEFAVLLPKISPEGARALAEAVRVAVASCRIRREDSNEQIGNFTISLGVARYIRGESSTDFLNRADKALYTSKSQGRNRVTVYGHNP, via the coding sequence ATGCGGTACCAGGAGAGCGTCGAGGAAAGCGTAACATTTGTGAAGCAGATTATGCCTTTGATGGCCAAGCACTCTGCGCCCATGAATCCCATCAGTTTCGCTGTCTGGTACGAATATATCTCGGGGGTCAACCCGCGGCTGAAAACGGCTATGGACTTGGCTTTGACTGAAAAAACGGTGTTGGACGGGGACACCATGGAAGCGCTGTACCGCCGTTTTATTGTCGTCCTGAACGAGGACGTCATGGCCCAGCTTCCTCTGGAGCTTCAGCGCCTGATGGCCAATGCTTCGCAATCGGTCGCCATCACCGAGCAGGAGGTCGAACACTATAGCCATTCTTTGCAGCAATTCAGTGAGAAATTATCCTCAGAAGCGGCGCCGACGGGCTCGGACTCTGAAAACGCCCCCGGTTCTTTTTCCGGGCGAATATACAATATGTTTAATACCCCGCAAGCAACTTCGGATAGCACTGTCGCGCAAATGCTGCAGGAAACCCAGCAATTGAAACAGTCGACCAGCTCTCTGGTCGAGCGGCTGCTTGAGAACTGTAAAGAAATTGAAGCGTTGCGCGCCGAGGTGATGCGGGTACGGCAGGACTCGCTGGAGGATAGTTTAACCGGTTTGGCCAACCGGCGCGGCTTTGATGAGGCGCTTGCATCCCTGTTAAGCGAGAGTAGCGCCGGAGCGTTCAATTGCTGTCTGGTGATGGCGGATATCGATCACTTCAAAAAAATCAACGATACCTACGGTCACCTTTTCGGTGACAAGGTTATTCAGGCTGTCGCGGAGTTGCTGAAACGCAATGTTTCGGACGAGGATGTGCCGGCCCGCTATGGCGGGGAGGAGTTTGCCGTGCTGTTACCGAAAATTTCGCCGGAAGGCGCACGCGCTTTGGCCGAAGCAGTCCGCGTCGCGGTTGCGTCTTGCCGGATCCGGCGCGAGGACAGCAATGAGCAGATCGGAAACTTCACCATCTCTCTGGGCGTCGCAAGGTATATTCGGGGAGAATCATCCACCGATTTCCTGAACCGAGCCGATAAAGCCTTGTACACCTCGAAGAGCCAGGGACGTAACCGGGTGACGGTTTACGGTCACAATCCCTAA
- the kdpC gene encoding potassium-transporting ATPase subunit KdpC has protein sequence MNNIIRPLFTSFIFLTLVTGVGYPLLVTAIGQKFFPYQANGSLIERQGKVIGSQLIGQSFTEPQYFWGRLSATSPTPYNSGLSGGSNLGPLNPALLQNAQARLDALHAADPGNQAAVPIDLVTSSASGLDPEISLAAVEYQLKRVANSRHLSEARLRALVNAQVQHPWLGFVGETRVNVLTLNLALDAMIHP, from the coding sequence ATGAACAACATAATCAGACCGTTATTCACGAGTTTTATTTTTCTGACCTTGGTAACCGGGGTGGGATACCCGCTGCTGGTTACCGCGATAGGCCAGAAATTTTTCCCCTATCAGGCCAACGGCAGCCTGATCGAGCGTCAAGGCAAGGTAATCGGCTCGCAGCTGATCGGCCAGAGTTTTACCGAGCCGCAGTATTTCTGGGGCAGGCTCTCGGCGACATCCCCTACCCCCTATAATTCAGGGTTGTCGGGAGGCTCCAACCTGGGGCCGCTGAATCCGGCGCTGCTACAGAACGCGCAGGCGCGCCTGGATGCGCTGCATGCCGCCGACCCCGGTAATCAGGCGGCGGTGCCGATCGACCTGGTAACGTCCTCCGCGAGCGGACTGGACCCGGAAATAAGCCTGGCAGCAGTGGAATATCAATTGAAACGCGTCGCGAATTCGCGTCATTTATCGGAAGCGCGTTTGCGAGCGCTGGTGAATGCGCAGGTACAACACCCATGGCTGGGGTTTGTCGGGGAAACGCGAGTGAATGTTCTGACGTTAAATCTGGCGTTGGATGCGATGATCCACCCTTGA
- a CDS encoding sensor histidine kinase — MKKKRPNPDALLARVKRTDAKRKRGALKIFFGSAAGVGKTFAMLLAARERMSHDDVVVGLIETHGRKETEALLDGFELLPRLVTRHKGMTLKEFDLDAALNRRPELILVDELAHTNAPGSRHRKRWQDVAELLDLGIDVYTTLNVQHLESLHEDVGSIVGTRIWETVPDTFFDAADEIALIDLSPDELLTRLREGKIYLPQRAENAIRNFFRKGNLIALRQLALRRTAERVDAQMQEYRADHSIDSIWQIGERILVCIGPNDLAERLVRAAKRLASSLHAEWIAAYVETPELQKLPAEKRDDILRALRLAESLGASTVTLSGSDMADAVIAYAHDNNVTKLVLGKPGRQGWRRWFLGSVVDTIINRAPDLNFYLLGGEARSAIITQRQRRSAELIIAPGSGDHQFSRFLGSLWIPLVCTAAGWPFRDVIKPASILMIYLLGVLLVAIRYGRGPSILASFSSAALFAFFYAPPIFSFMISDQENMIGLLVMLVVAVITSGLTGKVRAQARIAALREGRASALYRLSKELANARSEQEIVLTSVRHIHDEFDALNTVILPDRDGHAAYPVMAPITESLCGVDLGVVRWVMNHAQPAGHGTQTLPGERALYWPLTGSEGMLGVLVMEPANLRRVFLPEQRRLLETFLNQIAQSLERVRSAEQTGFMMVQMEAETLRNSLLNSISHDLRTPLATILGASGSLEEGGERLDAASRKKLIHAIHEEARFMSDQTAKILEMAKLESGKVNLHRQWITVEEIIGSVWHRCEDMLQARRVNLKVTDGLQLVYVDVPLIQVVMMNLLDNACKYSPADGAIDLHAETTRYALEIFVEDNGPGIPAGLEQKIFDKFFRVESEGVQRGVGLGLSICRSIVEAHGGELRVENRAQGGASFQIILPAHEQPRIDTGETEMLKP, encoded by the coding sequence ATGAAAAAAAAACGGCCTAATCCCGATGCATTGCTGGCGCGCGTCAAACGGACGGATGCAAAGCGGAAACGCGGAGCCTTGAAGATTTTCTTCGGCTCGGCCGCCGGGGTCGGCAAAACTTTTGCGATGCTGCTGGCCGCGCGTGAACGCATGTCGCACGACGATGTCGTCGTCGGCCTGATCGAAACTCACGGGCGCAAGGAAACCGAAGCGCTGCTGGACGGCTTCGAACTGCTGCCGCGTCTGGTTACTCGCCATAAGGGCATGACGCTCAAGGAATTCGATCTGGACGCCGCGCTCAACCGCCGGCCCGAGCTGATATTAGTGGACGAGCTCGCCCACACCAATGCGCCGGGATCGCGCCATCGCAAGCGCTGGCAGGATGTCGCGGAACTGCTGGACCTCGGCATCGATGTCTACACCACGCTGAACGTGCAGCACCTGGAGAGTCTGCACGAAGATGTGGGAAGCATCGTCGGCACGCGCATCTGGGAAACCGTACCGGATACGTTTTTTGACGCCGCCGACGAAATCGCGCTGATCGACTTGTCTCCCGACGAACTGTTGACGCGTTTGCGCGAAGGCAAGATTTACCTGCCGCAGCGCGCGGAAAATGCGATTCGCAACTTTTTCCGCAAGGGCAACCTGATCGCGCTGCGGCAACTGGCGCTCAGGCGCACCGCAGAGCGCGTCGATGCGCAGATGCAGGAGTACCGGGCGGATCACAGTATAGACAGTATCTGGCAGATCGGCGAGCGCATATTGGTTTGCATCGGCCCGAACGATCTGGCCGAGCGTTTGGTGCGGGCGGCAAAACGTCTGGCGTCGAGTCTGCATGCCGAATGGATAGCCGCCTATGTCGAAACGCCGGAGTTACAGAAATTACCGGCGGAAAAACGCGACGACATACTGCGCGCGCTGCGTTTGGCCGAAAGCCTTGGCGCATCGACAGTCACGCTGTCGGGCTCCGATATGGCGGACGCGGTGATCGCCTATGCCCACGACAACAATGTGACCAAGCTGGTGTTGGGAAAACCGGGCCGACAGGGGTGGCGGCGCTGGTTTCTCGGATCGGTGGTGGACACTATCATCAATCGAGCGCCCGATCTGAATTTCTATCTGCTGGGCGGCGAGGCCCGGTCGGCTATTATAACACAGCGACAACGCCGGTCAGCCGAGCTGATCATCGCCCCTGGGTCGGGCGATCATCAATTTTCCCGTTTTTTAGGGAGCTTGTGGATACCTTTGGTATGCACGGCAGCGGGATGGCCTTTTCGCGACGTAATCAAACCAGCCAGCATATTGATGATCTATCTGCTCGGTGTGCTCCTGGTGGCAATACGCTATGGGCGCGGGCCGTCCATACTGGCGTCATTTTCCAGCGCCGCGTTGTTTGCATTCTTTTACGCCCCGCCGATTTTTTCTTTTATGATCTCCGATCAGGAGAATATGATCGGTTTGCTGGTGATGCTGGTGGTTGCAGTCATCACCAGCGGTCTGACCGGCAAAGTGCGCGCGCAAGCCAGAATTGCCGCTTTGCGCGAAGGCCGCGCTTCGGCGCTGTATCGTTTGAGCAAGGAGCTGGCCAATGCGCGATCTGAGCAGGAAATCGTGTTGACCAGCGTGCGTCATATTCATGACGAATTTGACGCGCTCAATACCGTGATTCTGCCCGACCGAGATGGACATGCCGCTTATCCGGTCATGGCGCCGATTACCGAATCGTTGTGCGGAGTCGACCTCGGCGTAGTGCGCTGGGTAATGAACCATGCGCAGCCGGCCGGACACGGAACCCAGACCCTGCCCGGCGAACGCGCTCTTTACTGGCCGCTGACCGGATCGGAAGGCATGCTGGGCGTATTGGTGATGGAGCCTGCCAATTTGCGCCGCGTGTTTCTTCCCGAGCAGCGGCGCCTGCTGGAAACCTTCCTGAACCAGATAGCGCAGTCGCTGGAACGTGTGCGCTCGGCGGAACAGACCGGCTTTATGATGGTGCAAATGGAAGCGGAAACGCTCAGAAACTCATTGCTGAACTCAATTTCCCATGACTTGCGCACCCCGCTGGCTACCATACTGGGCGCTTCCGGCAGTCTGGAAGAAGGCGGCGAACGTCTGGACGCCGCCAGTCGCAAAAAGCTGATCCACGCAATACACGAAGAAGCGCGATTCATGTCTGATCAGACCGCTAAAATACTGGAAATGGCCAAACTCGAATCCGGCAAGGTCAATCTGCACCGGCAGTGGATTACCGTGGAGGAGATTATCGGCAGTGTTTGGCATCGTTGCGAAGATATGCTGCAGGCCAGGCGGGTAAACCTCAAGGTTACAGACGGATTGCAGCTGGTCTATGTCGATGTACCGCTGATCCAGGTGGTTATGATGAATCTGCTGGATAATGCCTGCAAATATTCTCCAGCTGATGGGGCTATTGATTTACATGCGGAAACAACACGTTATGCGCTGGAGATTTTTGTCGAAGATAACGGACCCGGAATTCCGGCGGGTCTGGAGCAAAAAATCTTCGACAAGTTTTTTCGGGTGGAGTCGGAAGGCGTGCAACGCGGCGTTGGCTTAGGTCTGTCCATATGCCGCTCCATCGTCGAGGCGCATGGCGGAGAACTGCGCGTAGAAAACAGAGCCCAGGGCGGCGCGTCTTTTCAGATAATATTGCCCGCGCATGAACAACCCCGGATCGATACGGGCGAAACGGAGATGCTGAAACCATGA
- a CDS encoding ABC transporter ATP-binding protein produces MNTLIEVEQLYRYYGDHCAVKNVGFTLEKGEILGFLGPNGAGKSTTMQIICGNLAPSSGRIMVNGVDMLDQPREAKRALGYLPEIPPLYRELTVDEYLEYCAQLHRIPRRLQARALATAKDRCGLSDVGARLINNLSKGYQQRVGIAQAIIHMPAVIILDEPTVGLDPIQIREIRELIRELGKEHGVILSTHILPEVQESCTHVQIIHQGQLVLKDTIDGLERQMRNSSLLLTTARPLDIERLSGVDTVQSVDDLGEHQYRIYHEKDGTPAEQIARTVVESGCGLLEMVAERRSMEQVFIDMTHTADPLQELPS; encoded by the coding sequence ATGAATACGCTCATTGAAGTTGAACAACTCTACCGCTACTACGGCGACCACTGCGCCGTTAAAAATGTCGGTTTTACGCTGGAAAAAGGCGAAATACTCGGTTTCCTCGGGCCGAACGGCGCCGGGAAATCGACTACCATGCAGATAATCTGCGGCAATCTGGCGCCCTCTTCCGGCCGCATCATGGTCAACGGCGTCGACATGCTCGATCAGCCGCGCGAGGCCAAGCGCGCGCTGGGCTATCTCCCCGAGATTCCTCCGCTTTACCGGGAACTGACCGTCGACGAATACCTGGAATACTGCGCACAGCTGCATCGTATTCCGCGCAGACTGCAGGCGCGTGCGCTCGCAACCGCCAAGGACCGGTGCGGACTGAGCGATGTCGGCGCGCGTCTGATCAACAATCTCTCCAAGGGTTATCAGCAACGTGTCGGCATCGCGCAGGCCATCATCCATATGCCGGCGGTGATTATCCTGGATGAGCCCACGGTGGGACTCGATCCGATACAGATCAGGGAAATAAGAGAATTGATCCGGGAACTGGGCAAAGAGCACGGCGTCATTCTGTCCACGCATATACTGCCGGAAGTCCAGGAGTCGTGTACACATGTGCAGATCATCCATCAGGGACAACTGGTACTCAAGGACACCATCGACGGACTGGAACGCCAAATGCGTAATTCCAGTCTGCTGTTGACCACGGCGCGCCCGCTGGATATTGAGCGCCTGAGCGGAGTTGATACAGTTCAGTCCGTTGACGATCTGGGAGAACATCAGTACCGCATCTATCACGAAAAGGACGGCACTCCGGCTGAACAGATCGCCCGTACGGTTGTTGAATCCGGCTGCGGCCTGCTGGAAATGGTAGCGGAGCGGCGCAGCATGGAACAGGTTTTCATCGATATGACCCACACAGCCGATCCGTTACAGGAGTTGCCGTCATGA